The following are encoded together in the Arvicanthis niloticus isolate mArvNil1 chromosome 9, mArvNil1.pat.X, whole genome shotgun sequence genome:
- the LOC117714634 gene encoding taste receptor type 2 member 117-like, whose product MQHLLKTISVISHSTLLIILFLELIIGVIGNGFVALVHCMDWVKRKKMSLVNQILTALAISRIFYICLLFISLLISLSYPDFTTTSRMIHLMNNVWIIVNHFCIWLATCLSVLYFLRISNFSNSLLLYLKWRVEKVVSVKLLVSLVLLILNILLMNLEINKCINECQRNTSCSFGSYYQAKCHRQVLSLHIIFLYVPFALSLSTFLLLIFSLWTHHRKMQQHVQGSRDARTMAHFKALQIVIAFLLLYSIFILSLLLQILNYELLKKNIFLVFCQVLYTAFPSFHSYVLILGDMKLRQACFSVLW is encoded by the coding sequence atgcagCATCTTTTGAAGACAATATCTGTTATTTCTCACAGCAcacttttaatcattttattcttgGAATTAATAATTGGAGTTATAGGAAATGGTTTTGTGGCCCTGGTACACTGTATGGACTgggttaagagaaagaaaatgtcattagTTAATCAAATCCTCACTGCTTTGGCAATCTCCAGAATTTTCTATATCTGTCTTTTGTTTATAAGTTTACTCATCTCCTTGTCATATCCAGATTTCACTACAACTTCAAGGATGATACATCTCATGAATAATGTTTGGATTATAGTCAACCATTTCTGCATCTGGCTTGCTACATGCCTCAGTGTCCTTTATTTTCTCAGGATATCCAATTTTTCTAACTCTCTTTTACTTTATCTAAAGTGGAGAGTTGAAAAAGTAGTTTCAGTTAAACTGCTAGTGTCACTGGTCCtcctgattttaaatattttactaatGAACTTGGAAATTAATAAGTGCATAAATGAATGTCAAAGAAACACATCTTGCAGCTTTGGTTCTTATTACCAAGCAAAGTGTCACAGGCAGGTGTTAAGCCTTCACATTATTTTCTTGTATGTCCCCTTTGCTTTGTCCCTGTCAACTTTTCTCCTGCTCATCTTCTCCCTATGGACACATCACAGGAAGATGCAACAGCATGTTCAGGGAAGCAGAGATGCCAGAACCATGGCCCACTTCAAAGCCTTGCAAATCGTGATTGCCTTTCTCCTACTATACTCCATTTTTATCCTGTCTCTGTTATTGCAAATTTTGAACTATgaattattgaagaaaaatattttccttgtaTTTTGTCAGGTTCTATATACAGCTTTTCCTTCATTCCATTCATATGTCTTGATTCTGGGAGACATGAAGCTAAGACAGGCCTGTTTCTCTGTATTGTGGTAG
- the LOC117714663 gene encoding taste receptor type 2 member 117-like codes for MHYLWKTIFVIFQSTLVTILFIELIIGIIGNGFMALVHCMDWVKRKRMSLGNQILTALAISRMFHLCLLFINLVIFFSYPDSTMTSRMIHLTNNVWIIVNHISIWLATCLSVLYFLKISNFANSLFLYLKWRVEKVVLVTLLVSLVLLILNITLMNLEINICINKYNKNISCSFSSHYKQKCHRQMLNIHIIFLSAPFVLSLSTFLLLIFSLWTHHKNMQQHVQGSRDASTMAHFKALQSVIVFFLLYFVFILSVLIQIWNHELLKKNIFNVFCHVISIAFPSFHSYVLILGDMKLRQACLSVLWWLKIRRNYVETIDL; via the coding sequence atgcacTATCTTTGGAAGACAATATTTGTTATCTTCCAGAGCACACTTGTAACCATTTTATTCATCGAATTAATAATTGGAATTATAGGAAATGGGTTCATGGCCCTGGTGCACTGCATGGACTGGgttaagagaaagagaatgtcaTTAGGTAATCAAATCCTCACCGCTTTGGCAATCTCCAGAATGTTTCATCTCtgtttattgtttataaatttaGTTATCTTCTTTTCATATCCAGATTCAACTATGACTTCAAGAATGATACATCTCACGAATAATGTTTGGATTATAGTCAACCATATCAGCATCTGGCTTGCTACATGCCTCAGTGTCCTTTATTTTCTCAAGATATCCAATTTTGCTAACTCTCTTTTCCTTTATCTAAAGTGGCGAGTTGAAAAGGTAGTTTTAGTCACACTGTTAGTGTCATTGGTCCTcttgattttaaatattacacTAATGAACTTAGAAATtaacatatgtataaataaatataataaaaacatatcttGCAGCTTCAGTTCTCATTACAAGCAAAAGTGTCATAGGCAGATGTTAAACATTCACATTATTTTCTTGTCTGCCCCCTTTGTTTTGTCCCTGTCAACTTTTCTCCTGCTCATCTTCTCCCTGTGGACACATCACAAGAATATGCAGCAGCATGTTCAGGGAAGCAGAGATGCCAGCACAATGGCTCACTTCAAAGCCTTGCAAAGTGTGATTGTATTTTTCCTACTATACTTCGTTTTTATTCTGTCTGTCTTAATTCAAATTTGGAACCATGAAttactgaagaaaaatattttcaatgtattttgtCATGTTATATCTATAGCTTTTCCTTCATTCCATTCATATGTCTTGATTCTAGGTGACATGAAGCTGAGACAGGCCTGTCTCTCTGTATTGTGGTGGCTGAAAATCAGGCGAAACTATGTAGAAACTATAGATCTCTAA